A single region of the [Limnothrix rosea] IAM M-220 genome encodes:
- the recO gene encoding DNA repair protein RecO, with product MATPFKVTGIVIKGYPLGESDRLVTILSPELGLLKAVVPGARKHRSQLRGRTELLVVNDFLLIKGRSLNRVSQAETLTSHAGLSKDFGKLAAGQYLAELVGYLGVSDLYQTELYSLLLEHLQRLEQLDITPENRVVEIVAHLTQAVFHLLAIAGLAPQTQRCNVTQEIIDANFVDPRWRTGFSHSLGGVFRLDQRPASLKLDQRLTALELELLQGLAAAQLPNFAEWSSKNTVFPLETAWLRLERLMRDYSEYHIGKSLKTATLIDTIAPLSF from the coding sequence ATGGCGACTCCCTTTAAGGTGACAGGCATTGTAATTAAGGGTTATCCGCTGGGGGAATCGGATCGCTTGGTGACGATTTTGTCGCCGGAGCTAGGGTTATTAAAGGCGGTGGTGCCGGGAGCGCGGAAGCATCGTTCTCAGTTGCGGGGGCGTACTGAGCTTCTGGTGGTGAATGATTTTCTACTGATTAAAGGGCGATCGCTGAATCGAGTGAGCCAGGCGGAAACATTAACGTCCCACGCAGGGCTGAGCAAGGATTTTGGTAAGTTGGCGGCAGGGCAATATTTAGCAGAATTAGTGGGTTATCTCGGCGTTAGTGACCTGTACCAGACTGAACTTTATAGTCTCCTACTAGAGCATTTGCAGCGCCTAGAGCAATTAGACATTACGCCGGAAAATCGCGTTGTTGAAATTGTGGCGCATCTTACCCAAGCTGTTTTTCATTTGTTGGCGATCGCCGGACTGGCTCCCCAAACCCAACGTTGCAATGTCACCCAAGAGATTATCGACGCAAATTTTGTTGATCCCCGCTGGCGGACAGGTTTTAGCCATAGTCTCGGCGGCGTTTTCCGATTAGATCAACGTCCTGCTAGTCTCAAACTTGACCAACGTTTAACGGCGCTAGAGTTAGAACTTTTACAGGGTTTGGCTGCGGCACAGTTGCCTAATTTTGCGGAGTGGTCGTCAAAAAATACTGTATTTCCTCTCGAAACTGCATGGTTGCGACTAGAGAGGTTGATGCGAGATTACAGTGAATACCACATCGGTAAATCACTCAAAACAGCAACGCTGATCGATACAATCGCGCCGCTATCTTTTTAG
- the petN gene encoding cytochrome b6-f complex subunit PetN, with protein sequence MDVLSLGWGAMLALFAWSIAMVVWARNGF encoded by the coding sequence ATGGATGTTCTTTCTTTAGGCTGGGGCGCAATGCTCGCTCTCTTTGCTTGGTCGATCGCCATGGTTGTTTGGGCTAGAAACGGTTTCTAA
- the deoC gene encoding deoxyribose-phosphate aldolase → MAISEYEIDLSRYIEHSMLHPAATVEQVKHYCQQADQWRFPCVCVYPNMVRIAEEELHNSRTQVCTVIGFPSGAHTRATKLYEAQEAVDNGATELDVVLSLGLLKMGRSDDVYQEIAEIRELTGVIVKAVLETSLLTDDEKCLAAEICLDAGADYLKTSTGWFGGATTDDVKLLSGITKGRIGIKAAGGIKTPEQALNLIRAGATRLGTSRGVKIMEERDAMAD, encoded by the coding sequence ATGGCTATTTCTGAATACGAAATTGATCTCTCTCGCTACATTGAGCATTCGATGCTGCATCCGGCGGCAACGGTGGAACAGGTCAAACATTATTGTCAGCAGGCAGACCAGTGGCGCTTTCCCTGTGTCTGTGTGTATCCAAATATGGTGCGCATTGCTGAGGAAGAATTGCATAATAGTCGTACCCAAGTTTGTACTGTTATCGGGTTTCCCTCCGGTGCCCATACGCGAGCGACAAAACTCTATGAAGCCCAAGAAGCGGTGGACAATGGCGCAACGGAACTCGATGTTGTTCTCAGTCTCGGTTTACTAAAAATGGGTCGGTCTGATGATGTTTACCAAGAAATTGCAGAAATTCGGGAGCTAACCGGGGTCATTGTGAAGGCAGTTTTGGAGACGAGCCTACTGACCGATGACGAAAAATGTTTAGCCGCAGAAATATGCCTAGATGCAGGGGCGGATTACCTCAAAACATCGACTGGTTGGTTTGGGGGGGCGACTACAGATGATGTCAAATTACTGAGTGGCATTACCAAGGGTCGCATTGGGATTAAGGCGGCGGGGGGAATCAAAACCCCAGAACAGGCTCTGAATTTGATTCGGGCTGGGGCAACTCGATTGGGCACGTCGCGGGGTGTCAAAATTATGGAAGAGCGAGACGCGATGGCGGACTAG